One Serpentinicella alkaliphila DNA segment encodes these proteins:
- a CDS encoding S-layer homology domain-containing protein gives MTNGTTYTFTVQARNEEGTGPSSIPSNAVTPYKPSKGGSGGGSTTTTPASTDTSVKVLVNGKVENAGTVTTTTKGNQTVTTVKLDQQKLEQKLASEGYKAVVTIPVSTKSDIVIGELNGQMVKNMESKQAVLEIKTGAAIYTLPAQQINIDAISEQIGRNVALHDIKIQVEIAKSTEETVKVVENSRKKGGFTIVAAPIDFTIKGIYDGKAVEISKFNAYVERLMAIPEGIDPSKVTTGIVVEADGTVRHVPTEVIVIDGKYYAKINSLTNSTYSVVWHPLEFKDAENHWAKAAINDMGSRMVVSGVDNDMYEPDRDITRAEFAAIMVRALGLKPGEGMNPFEDVKVSDWYSDYIETAVAYKIISGYGNGNFGPMDKITREQAMTMISRAMNITELKAELVNGEIEKLLEGFGDGVQSADYAKRAIAACVKSGIVSGRSDNMIAPKDNITRAKVAAIMQRLLKKSKLI, from the coding sequence TTGACCAATGGTACTACTTATACCTTTACAGTACAGGCGAGAAATGAAGAAGGAACAGGACCTAGTTCTATACCTTCAAACGCGGTAACACCTTATAAGCCTTCAAAAGGAGGCAGTGGTGGAGGGAGCACGACAACAACACCTGCATCGACAGATACTTCAGTCAAAGTCCTAGTAAACGGCAAAGTTGAGAATGCAGGGACGGTAACAACTACGACGAAAGGTAACCAAACAGTGACAACAGTTAAGCTTGATCAGCAGAAGCTGGAGCAGAAACTGGCAAGCGAAGGATATAAAGCGGTAGTGACTATCCCTGTCAGTACAAAATCCGATATAGTAATCGGTGAACTGAATGGACAGATGGTTAAAAACATGGAAAGCAAGCAGGCAGTATTGGAAATAAAGACAGGAGCAGCTATTTATACCTTGCCTGCACAGCAGATAAACATAGATGCCATATCTGAGCAAATCGGAAGAAATGTGGCATTACATGATATAAAGATCCAGGTAGAGATAGCAAAGTCAACGGAAGAAACCGTTAAAGTAGTAGAAAATTCTCGGAAAAAAGGAGGATTTACCATCGTAGCCGCTCCAATCGATTTTACCATTAAAGGTATTTATGATGGAAAAGCGGTAGAAATAAGTAAATTCAACGCCTATGTAGAAAGATTGATGGCAATACCTGAAGGTATTGACCCATCCAAAGTTACTACGGGTATTGTAGTAGAAGCTGATGGAACGGTACGGCATGTACCAACAGAGGTAATCGTAATAGACGGAAAATACTATGCAAAAATCAACAGTTTGACCAACAGTACCTATTCAGTTGTATGGCATCCATTAGAATTCAAAGATGCAGAAAATCACTGGGCAAAAGCTGCCATAAACGACATGGGTTCCAGAATGGTTGTCAGCGGAGTTGACAATGACATGTACGAACCTGATAGAGACATCACCCGTGCAGAATTTGCAGCTATCATGGTAAGAGCATTAGGACTGAAGCCAGGAGAGGGAATGAATCCATTTGAGGATGTAAAAGTTTCTGACTGGTATAGTGATTACATCGAGACAGCAGTTGCGTACAAGATTATTTCAGGCTATGGCAATGGCAATTTTGGACCAATGGATAAGATTACCAGGGAACAGGCTATGACAATGATCTCCAGGGCAATGAACATCACAGAGCTAAAGGCAGAGCTTGTTAACGGCGAAATAGAAAAACTCCTTGAGGGCTTTGGTGATGGGGTACAGTCAGCGGATTATGCTAAAAGAGCTATTGCAGCTTGTGTCAAATCAGGAATAGTTTCCGGTAGAAGCGATAATATGATAGCGCCAAAAGATAATATTACTAGAGCTAAGGTGGCAGCAATCATGCAAAGACTGTTAAAAAAATCCAAACTGATTTAA
- a CDS encoding FIST N-terminal domain-containing protein, with protein sequence MKQEIINVNNLEDIKHFLSQKNIYMEAQKSKSTLVQVYSSNNDITWYTSVVECILGIIPNVYIVGASTVGEIIKGKTSRGETVIALSFFELTEIKVIAEDCSKKDEADCGFDLGKQLESIKNRIAGIQLLTTPLSINTEKLLKGLRSYTKKTSVFGGGAGDYYATSNTIVIAGRDKLKKGIVAVAYIGEDLLIETCMYLG encoded by the coding sequence ATGAAGCAAGAAATTATTAATGTTAATAATCTTGAAGATATAAAACATTTTCTGAGTCAAAAGAACATTTATATGGAAGCACAGAAGTCAAAATCAACTCTTGTACAAGTATACTCATCTAACAATGATATAACATGGTATACATCAGTTGTAGAGTGTATTCTTGGTATAATCCCGAATGTCTATATAGTTGGAGCGTCAACTGTAGGAGAAATTATTAAAGGAAAAACGAGTAGGGGAGAAACCGTCATTGCATTATCTTTTTTTGAATTGACAGAAATAAAAGTCATTGCTGAAGATTGTTCAAAAAAAGACGAGGCTGATTGTGGTTTTGATCTAGGAAAACAGTTAGAAAGTATAAAGAATAGGATTGCTGGAATTCAATTGCTTACGACTCCCCTTAGCATAAACACAGAAAAGCTGTTAAAAGGATTGCGAAGTTATACTAAAAAAACAAGTGTATTTGGTGGAGGGGCCGGTGACTATTATGCAACGTCTAACACTATCGTTATTGCAGGAAGAGACAAATTGAAAAAGGGAATAGTTGCTGTTGCGTATATAGGTGAAGACTTGCTGATTGAAACTTGCATGTACTTAGGATGA
- a CDS encoding sensor domain-containing diguanylate cyclase gives MLVKKVNGRPAFEIYNKYLNIKSDDQFFLNVLGYSFLVNRQGEYQSRVPISVNNEGAIQFIADIREGETFRIGYADPVTMIHNAHDVHQKMRCFQPQAICLFSCGSRHTLLNDDIDLETEPFQKIAPTFGFYTYGEYSGTMMNLKSLNSTLVIAGFREGGKSHNGCYDKKSNTIEKNEEDDSLILYRDSRAVARLIHFIEVITEEYEELNRQLRLISITDNLTGLFNRGKLDKVIQKEIARALDRDICFSIVIADIDNFKSINDVYGHLAGDAVLVEIGRLFLSVFERESDVIGRWGGEEYLVVLPETSIQKAYRKTEELRNKIEKHIFNGNLRVTCSFGISTYKRGDTVNDLIWRADKALYDAKGSGKNKVIQE, from the coding sequence ATGCTTGTAAAAAAGGTGAATGGTAGGCCGGCCTTTGAAATTTACAACAAGTACCTCAATATTAAAAGCGATGATCAATTTTTCTTAAATGTACTAGGGTATTCTTTTCTTGTAAATAGACAAGGAGAGTATCAATCTAGAGTTCCTATCAGTGTGAATAATGAAGGTGCTATCCAGTTTATTGCAGATATTAGAGAAGGGGAGACTTTCCGTATTGGATATGCTGACCCAGTAACTATGATTCACAATGCCCATGATGTACACCAAAAGATGAGATGTTTTCAACCTCAAGCAATCTGTTTGTTTTCTTGCGGATCACGACATACGCTTCTTAATGATGACATTGATCTTGAGACAGAACCTTTTCAAAAGATAGCTCCAACTTTTGGATTTTATACATACGGAGAGTATAGTGGAACAATGATGAATTTAAAGTCACTGAATTCAACTTTGGTGATTGCTGGATTTAGAGAAGGTGGGAAGAGTCATAACGGATGTTATGACAAAAAGAGTAATACCATAGAGAAAAATGAGGAGGACGATTCTCTTATATTATATAGAGACTCTCGTGCAGTAGCTAGATTAATCCACTTTATTGAAGTCATCACGGAGGAATATGAAGAATTAAACCGTCAATTAAGGTTAATATCAATCACCGATAACTTAACTGGCTTATTCAATAGAGGAAAGTTGGATAAAGTTATTCAAAAAGAAATTGCGAGAGCATTAGATAGAGATATATGTTTTTCTATTGTAATAGCTGATATTGACAATTTTAAAAGCATTAATGATGTTTACGGTCATTTAGCTGGTGATGCAGTGCTAGTTGAAATAGGAAGACTTTTTTTATCTGTTTTTGAACGTGAGAGTGATGTTATTGGAAGATGGGGTGGAGAAGAATATTTAGTTGTTCTTCCCGAAACAAGTATCCAAAAAGCATATCGTAAGACAGAAGAGTTACGGAATAAGATTGAAAAGCACATTTTTAATGGAAACTTACGAGTGACGTGTAGCTTTGGAATTTCAACATATAAACGTGGTGATACAGTCAATGACTTAATATGGAGGGCTGACAAGGCACTATATGATGCTAAAGGTAGTGGAAAGAATAAAGTCATACAGGAGTAA
- a CDS encoding IS982 family transposase, producing the protein MFYQRICDLKDFITVTYVIIYYIYHKITPTYIKKRKNINHYILSDSQIITISIVGELLTIDSEKAWIEFCKKNLNDLFPQFSHRTRFNRTRRGLHSIIDEIRNEITSMLGFTDNSYRIIDSIQIPVCKFGRARFHKTFRGYGAAYGNCPSKKETYLGYKLHMLVNLGGYVTDFVLTPADIDDRRPVWELLESYDSITVLGDKGYTSSNLSPELKVEKNIDLLPLQKKNSKNQYPKELRQIIFKLRRRIETTASQLTEQLNIEKVLAKFLWRLNTRIKTKVLAYNLCHFINRVLGKTSDIAKIKDLIFG; encoded by the coding sequence ATATTCTATCAAAGAATTTGTGATTTAAAAGACTTTATCACTGTCACCTATGTTATAATTTACTATATTTACCATAAGATTACCCCAACTTATATTAAAAAACGTAAGAATATCAACCATTACATTCTAAGCGATAGTCAAATAATTACCATCAGCATCGTTGGTGAATTGCTCACTATTGATTCTGAAAAGGCTTGGATAGAATTTTGTAAAAAGAATCTTAATGATTTATTCCCACAGTTTTCTCATAGAACTCGTTTTAACAGAACCCGTAGGGGATTGCATTCAATTATAGATGAAATCCGCAATGAAATTACTTCTATGCTTGGTTTCACTGATAATTCTTACAGGATTATCGATAGTATTCAAATACCTGTCTGTAAGTTCGGTAGAGCACGTTTTCATAAAACCTTTAGGGGTTATGGCGCAGCCTATGGTAATTGTCCTTCAAAGAAGGAAACGTACCTTGGATATAAGCTACACATGCTTGTTAACCTGGGTGGTTATGTTACTGATTTCGTCCTTACACCAGCAGATATTGATGACAGAAGGCCTGTATGGGAACTCCTTGAATCCTACGATTCTATTACCGTCCTTGGAGATAAGGGCTATACAAGTAGTAATCTATCTCCAGAACTTAAGGTTGAAAAGAATATTGATCTGCTTCCTTTACAAAAGAAAAATAGCAAGAACCAGTATCCTAAAGAACTCAGGCAGATAATCTTCAAACTCAGAAGGAGAATTGAAACCACTGCTTCGCAGCTAACAGAGCAACTCAATATCGAAAAAGTATTGGCAAAATTCCTATGGAGATTGAACACAAGAATCAAAACAAAGGTCTTAGCCTATAATCTCTGTCATTTTATTAATAGAGTATTAGGCAAAACCAGCGATATAGCAAAGATTAAAGACCTAATATTCGGATAA
- a CDS encoding helix-turn-helix domain-containing protein: protein MSIKVEVINKEYVYSYKALNENIIAFDNKDEARKYGMDTKAASIFIGCSAYTIRELARKKEIPHYWVGNRIMFTKQALVKWIAKQEDRNWKYQHSEVDIRERCKK from the coding sequence ATGAGTATAAAAGTAGAAGTCATAAATAAAGAATATGTCTATTCTTATAAAGCATTAAATGAAAACATTATAGCTTTTGACAATAAAGACGAAGCTCGAAAATATGGTATGGATACCAAAGCGGCTTCAATATTTATAGGATGTTCAGCTTATACCATTAGAGAGCTAGCCCGAAAAAAAGAAATACCTCATTACTGGGTTGGAAATAGGATTATGTTTACTAAGCAAGCCCTGGTGAAATGGATTGCAAAACAAGAAGACAGGAATTGGAAGTATCAACATTCGGAAGTTGATATTAGGGAAAGGTGTAAAAAGTAA
- a CDS encoding diguanylate cyclase: MINDLLLNSTIIVTFISLGNQFYVRENGITESSSISVKTMFGVSAGVLGCILMLNSVVVVPTVILDFRNIAIILSSIFAGPIASIITSIIIGVFRVIYFGTTTSSITALIIAIVMGIGCPIFGTIGISMRQKWMYKTVFCTIIGSLAYIFLVKNTIILLNILCAYWIGNSLIAILLYDYTNYLMISNEIYTKYKEESLKDFLTGLNNVRQFDKAFNSITSRISERGEYLSLLFIDIDFFKKVNDTYGHTEGDKVLQELGKVLLKTCGDFGIVSRNGGEEFSVMLVGCLPQQAINIAERVRTTVEKHQFTLTSGEMICITISIGVATYPQTTKDFSKLTEEADKALYKAKQTGRNKVVYLANNYEKEEHTLLLNRW; the protein is encoded by the coding sequence ATGATAAATGATTTGCTTTTGAATTCTACAATTATAGTTACTTTTATCTCTCTGGGAAATCAGTTTTATGTTAGGGAAAATGGCATTACTGAAAGTTCTTCAATCTCTGTAAAAACTATGTTTGGAGTGTCCGCTGGAGTACTAGGATGCATACTAATGTTAAATAGTGTTGTTGTGGTTCCTACCGTTATCCTTGACTTCAGAAATATTGCAATTATATTATCATCTATATTTGCGGGGCCTATAGCATCTATAATAACCAGCATTATTATAGGAGTATTTAGAGTTATATACTTTGGAACAACAACCTCTTCAATTACAGCATTAATTATTGCAATAGTGATGGGTATAGGATGCCCTATTTTTGGAACTATAGGGATTTCTATGAGACAAAAATGGATGTATAAAACAGTGTTTTGTACTATAATTGGAAGCTTAGCATATATTTTCTTAGTGAAAAATACTATTATTCTGTTAAATATATTATGTGCTTATTGGATAGGAAATTCTCTTATTGCAATCTTGTTATATGATTATACAAATTACCTTATGATTTCGAATGAAATATATACAAAATACAAAGAGGAGTCTCTAAAGGATTTCTTAACTGGCTTAAATAATGTTAGGCAGTTTGATAAGGCTTTTAACAGTATTACTAGTCGAATAAGTGAAAGAGGGGAATATCTTTCATTATTGTTTATCGACATCGATTTTTTTAAAAAGGTTAACGATACTTATGGTCATACAGAAGGGGATAAAGTTTTGCAAGAATTAGGGAAAGTTCTTCTAAAAACCTGTGGTGATTTCGGAATTGTTTCTAGGAATGGAGGAGAAGAGTTTTCGGTAATGCTTGTAGGCTGTCTTCCTCAACAGGCAATAAATATTGCGGAACGTGTTCGAACAACAGTTGAAAAACATCAATTTACTCTAACTAGTGGTGAGATGATTTGCATAACAATATCTATAGGTGTTGCAACTTATCCTCAAACAACAAAAGATTTTTCTAAACTGACCGAAGAAGCCGATAAAGCACTTTATAAGGCTAAACAAACGGGAAGAAACAAGGTTGTTTACCTAGCAAATAATTACGAAAAAGAAGAACATACATTATTACTTAATAGGTGGTAA
- a CDS encoding patatin-like phospholipase family protein, with the protein MKIKKKKALVVEGGAMRGIFSTGVLDAFLEKKFNPFDLCIGVSAGSTNIAAYLAAMYQRNYRIYIDYSIRPEFINWFKFLKGGHLVDLDWLWDITIKEIRLDLDRIVNSKSQYLVGVTEISEGKAIYLEPNKGNLEELIKASSAIPLFYRNKINILNMEVVDGGIADPIPVIEAYNWGASKIVVIRSRPFNYNMSNSNGLLNEICFRKKPGLLRALKNRANVYKQSIEFIRNPPKGVKVLEINPTNEFKTNRLTKNINILNNDYSLGYKVGLDLINRWSNSY; encoded by the coding sequence ATGAAAATAAAAAAAAAAAAAGCTTTGGTTGTAGAAGGTGGGGCTATGAGGGGAATATTCTCTACAGGCGTTCTAGATGCCTTTTTAGAGAAGAAATTTAACCCTTTTGACCTATGTATAGGAGTGTCTGCTGGGTCTACTAATATAGCCGCTTATTTAGCAGCGATGTATCAAAGAAATTATAGGATATATATTGATTACTCAATCCGACCAGAATTCATTAACTGGTTTAAATTTTTAAAAGGTGGGCATTTAGTTGATTTAGATTGGCTTTGGGACATTACTATAAAGGAAATAAGATTGGATTTAGATAGGATAGTGAATAGTAAAAGTCAATATTTAGTTGGAGTAACGGAAATATCTGAGGGAAAAGCAATATATTTAGAACCTAATAAAGGAAATTTAGAGGAACTTATAAAAGCGTCTAGCGCTATACCTCTCTTTTATAGAAATAAAATTAATATATTGAACATGGAAGTTGTAGATGGTGGGATAGCAGACCCAATACCAGTAATAGAGGCATATAATTGGGGTGCTAGTAAAATTGTAGTTATTCGTTCTAGACCTTTTAATTACAATATGTCAAATTCAAATGGATTACTAAATGAAATATGCTTTAGAAAGAAACCTGGTCTACTAAGGGCCTTAAAAAATAGAGCTAATGTCTATAAACAGTCAATTGAATTTATAAGAAATCCACCAAAAGGTGTTAAAGTTCTAGAAATTAATCCTACTAATGAGTTTAAAACTAATAGGTTGACTAAAAATATTAATATATTAAACAATGATTACAGTTTAGGGTATAAAGTAGGATTAGATTTAATAAATAGATGGTCTAATTCATATTAA